The genomic window TCATCCGGCTCTCCTGGGATGAGGCGACCACGTATGTGGCCAAGGGGCTGATCGCCATTGCCAAGACCTATAGTGGTGAGGAAGGGAAGCGTCGTCTCCTGGAGGATGGCTATGCTCCCGAGATGCTGGAGCACTGGGAGGAGTCGGGGATGACCACCGTTAAGATGGGCGCCTCTCTCCCCATCCATGGGGTCATGGGGAAGTTTGGCATCTTCCGGTTTAATAATATGCTGGCCCTGCTCGATGCCCATGTTCGGGGTGTGGGGCCGGATAAGGCGGTAGGTTCCAAGTCGTGGTCGGAGTACACCTGGCGTGGGGATCAGGCCCCAGGGGGACCTTTTATTCATGGGCTTCAAACCTCCGACATTGATCTGAATGATCTTCGATTTTCGAAGCTCTCCATCCAGGTGGGAAAGAACCTGATTGAGCAGAAGATGCCGGAGGCCCACTGGCTGACCGAGGTCATGGAGCGGGGCGGAAAGATCGTGACGATCGCCCCTGAATATAATCCTCCCGCCACAAAGTCCGACTACTGGATCCCGGTCCGTGCCGGTCTCTCCGACACCACGATCTTTCTGTACATTGCCAAGTATCTCATCGAGAGCAAGAAGTACGACGCGAAGTTTATCAAGGAATTTACCAATCTGCCGTTCCTGATCCGGACTGACAACCTCCAGCAGTTGCGTGCTCATGAGGTCTTCCCGAACTACAAGCTCGGCCTCCTCCAGGACGGTGTGAGCTTTGCCGTCCATGGGCTGAAGTGGGAGCAGTATGAAAAGGTGGGCGACTTCGTGGTGTATGACTTAAAAAGCAAGAGTTTCAAGCCGATTACCCGTGAGGACGTGGGAAAGAAGCTCTCAGAGAAAGGGATTGACCCGGCCCTGGAGTTTAAGGGAAAGGTCAAGCTGATAGATGGCAAAGAGGTGGAGGTGATGACCGTCATGGAAGGATACAAGATCCACCTCCGGGACTACGATCTGGATACCGTCAGCGATATCTGCGGGGGCGCCCCAAAAGAGTTGATTCAGCGTCTAGCCGAGGATGTCGCCACCATCAAGCCGATCTCCATCCACCATGGGGAGGGGATCAATCATTATTTCAATGCGACCGAGCATAACCGTGCCTGCTTTCTGATTCTCATGCTGACCGGGAACCTCGGCATCCCCGGCGCGGGCGTGCACACCTGGTCCGGGAACTACAAGGGGGCCTTAATCCATGGCTCGATGTGGTCCGGCCCTGGGGTGGCCGCATGGATCAAGGAGGACCCCTTCAATCAGATTGCCTGGGATGATCCGAAATACAACGATCTGGGGACGTGGCGAAAGGAGATCCGAAAGCATATCAAGAATTACTCCGAGGGGGAGGAGACCGCTTACTATGGCCACGGCGATAAGCCGCTGATTGTGAAGACCCCCAAGCACGAGCGGAAGGTCTTCACGGGCCACAGCCATATGCCCACCCCGACCAAGGCGATGTGGACCTGCAACACCAACCACCTGGCGAACGTGACGAAGTGGCATTACAACATCATCAAGAATCTCCTGTATCCGAAGATTGATATGTACGTGGACTGCCAGATTGAGTGGACGGGCTCGGCGGAGCATTGCGATATCCAGTTGCCGGCCAACTCCTGGCTGGAGTTCGAGACACTGGAGGTGGGCGCTTCCTGCTCGAACCCGTTCCTCCAGATCTGGGGGAAGGGAGGCGTCGGATCCGGGATCGGCACGACCGTTGGCAGTTTTGCGAATGCGGGCGGCGGGGGAGGAAAGGCGGGTGAGGGTCGCACCGGCCAGGGGATAAAACCCCTCCATGATACCAAGGACGATGCGGTCATCTTCGCCTTGGTGGCCGAGAAGCTGAGTCAACTCACCGGGGACCCTCGCTT from Candidatus Methylomirabilota bacterium includes these protein-coding regions:
- a CDS encoding molybdopterin-dependent oxidoreductase; the protein is MEFTRRKFLGVTAAGAGLLLAEKAFAFKTLQPSVEVGNPLGTYPTRGWEKIYHDQYRFDQSYTFICAPNDTHMCRVRAFLRNGVVMRLEQNYDHQKIKDIYGNQATSAWNPRMCLKGYTVHRRVYGPYRAKYPMIRKGWKQWADDGFPSLSGHPELRKKYKHDDRGNDEFIRLSWDEATTYVAKGLIAIAKTYSGEEGKRRLLEDGYAPEMLEHWEESGMTTVKMGASLPIHGVMGKFGIFRFNNMLALLDAHVRGVGPDKAVGSKSWSEYTWRGDQAPGGPFIHGLQTSDIDLNDLRFSKLSIQVGKNLIEQKMPEAHWLTEVMERGGKIVTIAPEYNPPATKSDYWIPVRAGLSDTTIFLYIAKYLIESKKYDAKFIKEFTNLPFLIRTDNLQQLRAHEVFPNYKLGLLQDGVSFAVHGLKWEQYEKVGDFVVYDLKSKSFKPITREDVGKKLSEKGIDPALEFKGKVKLIDGKEVEVMTVMEGYKIHLRDYDLDTVSDICGGAPKELIQRLAEDVATIKPISIHHGEGINHYFNATEHNRACFLILMLTGNLGIPGAGVHTWSGNYKGALIHGSMWSGPGVAAWIKEDPFNQIAWDDPKYNDLGTWRKEIRKHIKNYSEGEETAYYGHGDKPLIVKTPKHERKVFTGHSHMPTPTKAMWTCNTNHLANVTKWHYNIIKNLLYPKIDMYVDCQIEWTGSAEHCDIQLPANSWLEFETLEVGASCSNPFLQIWGKGGVGSGIGTTVGSFANAGGGGGKAGEGRTGQGIKPLHDTKDDAVIFALVAEKLSQLTGDPRFKSCWKHVLEGKTEVYIQRVLEVCCTTSTPEKSYKVEDLVAGKYGEPGAALMLFRSYPRVSFLEQIVDSWPVYTPTGRFQCYNDEPEVIEYGENFIVHREAVEATPYLPNVIVSTNPLVRPEDYGIPLDAMKPEMRTIRNVKMPWKQVKLTKNPLWEKGYKFYCVTPKSRHTVHSSWAVVDWNWIWSTNFGDPYRMDKRAPGVGDWQLHMNPQAAKDLGINDGDWVYMDANPADRPYEGWKPNDPFYKVARSMLRVKYNPAYPYHFTMTKHSSWMATDRTVKAHETRPDGRALASTGYQSNWRYGSHQSVTRSFLMPMHQLDTLLHKKTTNMIFVWGFDEDNHAVNTVPKETLIRITKAENGGLDNRHPWEPTWTGFAPKNESDFTSRLLKGALIKMKA